The following coding sequences are from one Saprospiraceae bacterium window:
- a CDS encoding Lrp/AsnC family transcriptional regulator: MSEKLDKTDVKILNLLQSNSKITNLELSKKIGLSPAPTLERVKKLEHSGVIQSYHAKVNPQKVDLTISTFVLVNIAWNKAKALENFVERINKIDEVIECFVITGDADIMLRVVCKNIASYEYLLFKQLSQIEEVERLKTLMCLSTVKSSNALPIHPDGVDLD; encoded by the coding sequence ATGTCTGAAAAATTAGATAAAACCGACGTCAAAATTTTGAATTTGCTTCAAAGTAACTCCAAAATTACCAATCTGGAGCTTTCCAAAAAAATCGGCTTATCTCCGGCACCAACTCTCGAAAGGGTCAAAAAACTGGAACACTCAGGAGTAATCCAAAGCTATCATGCTAAGGTGAATCCTCAAAAAGTGGATTTGACTATCAGCACTTTCGTTTTGGTTAACATTGCTTGGAACAAGGCAAAAGCTTTGGAAAACTTTGTTGAGAGAATCAACAAAATAGACGAAGTCATAGAGTGTTTCGTGATTACAGGTGATGCTGATATTATGTTACGCGTAGTATGCAAAAACATAGCGAGTTATGAATATTTGCTCTTCAAACAGCTATCCCAGATTGAAGAGGTGGAAAGACTGAAAACTTTGATGTGTCTGTCGACAGTGAAGAGTTCAAATGCGCTACCCATACATCCAGACGGTGTAGATTTAGATTAG
- the ccsA gene encoding cytochrome c biogenesis protein CcsA, giving the protein MAELNKSGLIIGVYRFMRKSWWKIASVLLLSYVLIRGLLTPLKPGIVDCHPLVLWSGKAYSLDIELYNSKLKSGQGHLKAFLLYDDTLFYQVEEILIHSENELTLTGRLPAPMPDKLDVTSLSVVLDNVQEGVMILPSKLVLRKGSEVTDSLVENFRSAAWQKLLPGMFHYQSSVYYFPYRNILYETIRNTFFHVPMWFSMFLLLSLSVIASISYLYLRKLEYDILASSLIEVAIVFGILGLITGSIWAKFTWGSWWTRDIKLNMSALTLLIYFAYLILRMAIPGRVERATISSAYAILALVCVIPMVFILPRLTSSLHPGNGGNPAFGQDDMDNSLRLVFYPAVLGFMLLAVWIALLHYRVKRLQLYKEEEN; this is encoded by the coding sequence ATGGCTGAGCTGAATAAATCAGGTTTGATAATTGGTGTGTATCGGTTCATGAGAAAATCATGGTGGAAAATAGCGAGCGTATTATTGTTGAGCTACGTCTTGATCAGAGGATTGTTGACTCCTTTGAAGCCTGGGATAGTTGACTGCCACCCACTTGTGCTTTGGAGTGGCAAAGCATACTCATTGGACATTGAATTGTACAATAGTAAACTGAAATCTGGCCAAGGCCACTTGAAAGCTTTCTTACTTTACGACGATACTTTATTCTATCAAGTCGAAGAAATCTTGATTCACAGTGAAAATGAACTGACTCTTACAGGCAGATTGCCGGCTCCAATGCCGGACAAGCTTGATGTGACTAGCCTTAGTGTCGTTTTGGACAATGTACAAGAGGGAGTAATGATACTTCCTTCTAAACTGGTTTTGAGAAAGGGATCTGAAGTCACCGACTCCCTTGTAGAAAACTTTAGATCGGCTGCTTGGCAAAAGCTGCTTCCGGGCATGTTCCATTATCAAAGTAGTGTATATTACTTTCCTTACAGGAACATTCTTTATGAAACTATAAGGAATACATTTTTCCATGTGCCGATGTGGTTTTCGATGTTTTTGTTGCTTTCATTGTCGGTGATCGCGTCCATTTCATATTTGTATTTGCGAAAGTTGGAATATGATATTTTGGCGAGTTCTCTGATTGAGGTGGCTATCGTCTTTGGCATTTTGGGCTTGATCACTGGGTCGATTTGGGCAAAGTTTACCTGGGGAAGTTGGTGGACCCGGGATATTAAGCTCAATATGTCAGCGCTCACATTATTGATTTATTTTGCTTATCTGATTTTGCGTATGGCCATTCCAGGTAGAGTAGAAAGGGCAACGATAAGTTCGGCATATGCGATTCTGGCATTGGTTTGTGTGATTCCAATGGTTTTTATCCTTCCACGTCTGACGTCCAGTTTGCATCCTGGTAATGGCGGTAATCCTGCTTTCGGCCAAGATGACATGGATAATTCACTGAGACTGGTATTTTATCCTGCAGTACTTGGTTTCATGCTGCTCGCAGTTTGGATAGCTTTACTGCACTATAGAGTCAAGAGATTACAATTGTATAAAGAAGAAGAAAACTGA